The Coffea arabica cultivar ET-39 chromosome 6e, Coffea Arabica ET-39 HiFi, whole genome shotgun sequence genome contains the following window.
GAAAGTaataaaacaagagaaaatcaTTAGTAAACTCCAGTAATATCCCCGTGACTATTTAGTATCTTGTCTTTTACTAGTATTTTGTTAGCAAAGCTGTCTTTGAACAAATTCAATTTTGACATTTGGATGCTCGATATGTGAATCATATGATCGTGTAATTGTATCTTGACGccatttcttctcttcttttccttgtttttctgGCTGTAACTCTTATTTTGAGTAAACAAATCTAATACAACTCTAATTGCCTTCGAATTGGATCCAAATAAAGAAGCAGAGCAGACAGTTGGCCCCAGATAATTGTCATGGCTGTTAAATCCGTTTAGAAGTCTAATAAGTAACAAAATCCTATGTAAAAGATGATacattagttaattttgttccATAATAATTAGTGCCATGCTGCCTGTGGTAGAATTAAAAATCCAAGATTCAACAGCCGGATTGcttctccaagattcttgctgGTAGAAGCAATCAAACAGTACTAACCCAAAATTCTTTTCACACTTGCGGCCTTCAATAATCAATCTCTTCCTTCCCTTCCCTCTGCGGCCCAAACCTCCCTTTAAAAGacagacccaaaaaaaaagaagagaagaggaCAACCAAAAGGGAATTCGCTGTCAAAATTTCCTTCGTTCCAGTGTGCTAAAACGAAACAACacaacaaaaggaaaaggtaacgCCCCAAAGAAAGAACAAAGGAGGAAAAGTAGTACTGCTAAGGTAATAGACGGATCTCTCTCAAAAGTCTCAACTCATCGTCGTCCAATCCAACATGAGAAACAAACCATAACCATAGCAAATCCAGTCTACTTCCGCTCCTACGCCATCGCGCCACCATTCTCTTTTCCCATGAAGTATACCCATCTCCTTCACATTCCCATTTTCTTATTACTATTGCTCCCTCCTCCGGTCCTCCTCCTCCCCCTCAACTCTTTCCCCTCTTCTTCTTATTCTTCTTCACCAAATGTCATCATCACCCAAATCCTCTCATAAAAATCATCGAAGCCACTTCCCTCTTCAGAAATCCCTTTTCCAGCAAAACGCTGCTTTCCCTCATTCAAGCCCTGTTCATACCACGTCTAATAAAACTGCTAATTCTTCTTACGGCAAGCCAATTTCTGCTAGTAATAATTTTGCTGGTGACTTCAATCATCCTTGTCCGCATTTATTGGAGCTCCGATCTAAACTTGGACCCAACCCCTTTCGGAACCTTCAAGACTGCCTTGAGGTCCGCCCCCTTGGCCGGGTCTCCGTTCGCCGGGAGCTCGGTCAAGAGGTTGTGCAATGCGGCGCCTGTAAGGCCTCGTCCCCGAGATTGTTCGCATGCGTCGCCTGCGCCGCCGTCTCCTGCCAGCTCCACGCAACTTCCCACGCCGCGCAGGCGGACGACAATACCGGCTGCTCTTCTCCTTCCTCCTTCCACGCCATCGCGGTGGATGTTGACCGCGTCGAGCTCTTCTGCTGCGTCTGCAAGGACCAGGTCTACGACAGCGGCTTCGACGCCGCCGTGGTCCTCGCCCAGACTGCCGCCTCATCCGCGATCGGCTCGATCCACTGTCCTCCTCCGCCGGTGCCGGCAGAGAATCTTCGGAAGCGGCGGCGAGTGGAGTACAAGCCTTGGACGCCTGATCCGAATGAGCGGGCTCTAATTGTAGAAAAATCAAGCCCCCTACCGAGTCGGCCGAGTCAACTCGGCGAGGCAGACGCGGAGCTCCCCTGGGGGCTCAGGGGCCTTAATAATTTGGGAAATACTTGTTTTATGAACTCAGTATTGCAGGCATTGCTGCATACCCCGCCATTGCGGAATTATTTCCTGAGCGATAAGCATAATCGGTATTTTTGTCAGCAAAGAAATAACGTAATTAGTACTAGAAGTCATGATAGTAACAATCATAGTAATAAGAATGCGGCTAGGTTGTGTTTGGCCTGTGATTTGGATGCAATGTTCTCAGCTGTTTTTTCCGGGGATCGGACGCCCTATAGCCCTGCCAAGTTCTTATACAGGTCTGCCTTGTGGATCTTTTGATATCAGAGATTGGAAAATTTTGTAATGCTTATGAACTGGTGTAGTATAATTGTGTACGTTAGAAGTTTGAACAGAGAATTTTGTTGGCAATACAGCctcatctttcttcttttggtaATAATGATACTGTCATGAAGAAAAATGTACAGCTAgcattttttttggaagaaaaaaaaaagggtttgtgAATTTGGTCGGATTTGCTTTTTTGGTGGTAAAGATTTGATTTTTAGTTGAAAGGTGTCAATGTGCCTACTTGTGTACAATTGGGTTAATGTTGAA
Protein-coding sequences here:
- the LOC113696190 gene encoding ubiquitin C-terminal hydrolase 22-like isoform X2 is translated as MSSSPKSSHKNHRSHFPLQKSLFQQNAAFPHSSPVHTTSNKTANSSYGKPISASNNFAGDFNHPCPHLLELRSKLGPNPFRNLQDCLEVRPLGRVSVRRELGQEVVQCGACKASSPRLFACVACAAVSCQLHATSHAAQADDNTGCSSPSSFHAIAVDVDRVELFCCVCKDQVYDSGFDAAVVLAQTAASSAIGSIHCPPPPVPAENLRKRRRVEYKPWTPDPNERALIVEKSSPLPSRPSQLGEADAELPWGLRGLNNLGNTCFMNSVLQALLHTPPLRNYFLSDKHNRYFCQQRNNVISTRSHDSNNHSNKNAARLCLACDLDAMFSAVFSGDRTPYSPAKFLYSWWQHASNLASYEQQDAHEFFISMLDGIHEKLQKDKRKPQIQSSGDCCIAHRVFSGILRSDVMCTACGFTSTTYDPCIDISLDLETNVGGPAKLTSAKSNHSCNGVPDSKNACQSTGVSTLMGCLDRFTRPERLGSDQKFYCQQCQVRQESLKQMSIRKLPLVSCFHIKRFEHSHIKKMSKKVDRFLQFPFSLDMSPYLSSSILRSRFGNRIFPFDGDESDSPNELSSEFELFAVITHSGKLDAGHYVTYLRLSNQWYKCDDAWITQVNDNIVRAAQGYMIFYVQKMLYYKASERQVAL
- the LOC113696190 gene encoding ubiquitin C-terminal hydrolase 22-like isoform X1, producing MSSSPKSSHKNHRSHFPLQKSLFQQNAAFPHSSPVHTTSNKTANSSYGKPISASNNFAGDFNHPCPHLLELRSKLGPNPFRNLQDCLEVRPLGRVSVRRELGQEVVQCGACKASSPRLFACVACAAVSCQLHATSHAAQADDNTGCSSPSSFHAIAVDVDRVELFCCVCKDQVYDSGFDAAVVLAQTAASSAIGSIHCPPPPVPAENLRKRRRVEYKPWTPDPNERALIVEKSSPLPSRPSQLGEADAELPWGLRGLNNLGNTCFMNSVLQALLHTPPLRNYFLSDKHNRYFCQQRNNVISTRSHDSNNHSNKNAARLCLACDLDAMFSAVFSGDRTPYSPAKFLYSWWQHASNLASYEQQDAHEFFISMLDGIHEKLQKDKRKPQIQTGSGDCCIAHRVFSGILRSDVMCTACGFTSTTYDPCIDISLDLETNVGGPAKLTSAKSNHSCNGVPDSKNACQSTGVSTLMGCLDRFTRPERLGSDQKFYCQQCQVRQESLKQMSIRKLPLVSCFHIKRFEHSHIKKMSKKVDRFLQFPFSLDMSPYLSSSILRSRFGNRIFPFDGDESDSPNELSSEFELFAVITHSGKLDAGHYVTYLRLSNQWYKCDDAWITQVNDNIVRAAQGYMIFYVQKMLYYKASERQVAL